In a genomic window of Allomeiothermus silvanus DSM 9946:
- the pdo gene encoding protein disulfide oxidoreductase translates to MNFLDEKIQAQVREALAPIQNPVELVVFKGSGLILPGQDAPGMQEETLGLLKEVAALNEHLTVVEKTLSDPEAQALGLKLAPTILLREAGSSRSNIRFIGLPAGYEFSTLIETLLMLGTGMSGLGEKSQGELQKITQPVRMQSFVTPTCPYCPRAVLTAFRFAFHNPNVVAEGIEANEFPLLSAQYRISGVPDTLILGQGTERVLGGQPERVFLESTLKAAGVGVQA, encoded by the coding sequence ATGAACTTTTTGGACGAGAAAATCCAAGCCCAGGTACGGGAAGCGCTAGCCCCCATCCAAAATCCAGTAGAGCTAGTGGTTTTCAAAGGGAGTGGCCTTATCCTGCCTGGACAAGATGCACCGGGGATGCAAGAAGAGACCCTGGGTCTTTTAAAGGAAGTGGCGGCCCTCAACGAGCACCTCACGGTGGTGGAGAAGACCCTCTCCGACCCCGAAGCCCAAGCACTGGGCCTGAAGCTGGCCCCCACTATCCTGCTGCGGGAGGCGGGCTCGAGCCGCAGCAATATCCGCTTTATCGGCTTACCCGCCGGGTATGAGTTCAGCACCCTGATCGAGACCCTGCTCATGCTGGGTACCGGGATGAGCGGCCTAGGCGAGAAAAGCCAGGGCGAACTGCAGAAGATTACCCAGCCGGTGCGGATGCAAAGCTTCGTCACCCCCACCTGCCCCTACTGCCCCCGCGCGGTGCTTACCGCTTTCCGCTTCGCCTTCCACAACCCTAACGTGGTAGCTGAAGGCATCGAGGCCAACGAGTTCCCGCTGCTCTCAGCGCAGTACCGTATCTCCGGGGTGCCCGATACCCTCATCCTCGGGCAGGGGACGGAGCGGGTGCTGGGCGGGCAGCCCGAGCGGGTGTTCCTGGAGAGCACCCTAAAAGCCGCCGGAGTAGGGGTACAAGCGTGA
- a CDS encoding rhodanese-like domain-containing protein: MKLKLSLLVLALLGLVGAMAQAGYQNVSVQQLHQARSPKFILDVREPYEFAAGHVAGAKLIPLGQLAQRATEIPRNIPVYVICRSGNRSAQASRILVSKGFSNIHNVQGGLLAWQAAGYPVRR; the protein is encoded by the coding sequence GTGAAGCTGAAGCTTTCTCTGCTCGTCTTGGCCCTGCTGGGGCTGGTGGGCGCGATGGCCCAGGCTGGCTATCAAAACGTGAGCGTGCAGCAACTCCACCAGGCCCGGTCTCCCAAATTCATCCTGGATGTGCGGGAGCCTTACGAGTTCGCTGCCGGGCACGTCGCAGGAGCCAAGCTGATTCCCTTGGGGCAGCTTGCCCAGCGCGCTACGGAAATCCCCAGAAACATCCCGGTCTACGTGATTTGTCGCAGCGGCAACCGCTCCGCCCAGGCCAGTCGGATTTTGGTAAGCAAGGGCTTTAGCAACATTCACAACGTCCAGGGTGGCCTGCTGGCTTGGCAGGCTGCCGGGTATCCGGTTAGGCGATGA
- a CDS encoding TlpA disulfide reductase family protein — MNFTPDALRLGPLVIEWSRFSLILGLLVFLTLVGRLRQPRLEAAAWQAALAGVLAARLGYALEHPQAFLHSGLFPALVALVDIRSGGFAWGWGLLGAGLVALWRLRGESPRLLPAGALAVGIALIPQLLKPVPGQAVQALPPGLQLERLAPDGSVQLVAWKDLPKPLLINVWASWCPPCRAEMPLLAEYAKQGYPIVFLNSGEDAPTVRAYLDGVGIGTAYLDAGDVQRRLEVSGLPTTLLIGADGKVKARHLGSLSRVQLVELLNTFKETP, encoded by the coding sequence ATGAACTTTACCCCTGACGCGCTACGACTGGGGCCACTGGTCATCGAGTGGAGCCGCTTCTCGCTGATCTTGGGCTTGCTGGTCTTCCTGACCCTGGTGGGTCGGCTCCGGCAGCCCAGGCTGGAGGCCGCAGCCTGGCAAGCGGCGTTAGCTGGGGTGCTAGCAGCCCGGCTAGGATACGCCCTCGAGCATCCCCAGGCCTTTTTGCACAGTGGCCTCTTCCCCGCGTTGGTCGCCCTGGTAGACATTCGCAGCGGGGGCTTCGCCTGGGGGTGGGGGCTTCTTGGGGCAGGGCTCGTTGCCTTGTGGCGTTTGCGGGGAGAATCCCCCCGGCTTCTCCCCGCCGGAGCGCTGGCGGTGGGCATTGCCCTGATTCCCCAGTTGCTCAAACCCGTGCCTGGCCAAGCAGTTCAGGCCCTACCCCCAGGCTTACAGCTCGAGCGCCTAGCCCCCGACGGTAGCGTACAGCTGGTAGCTTGGAAGGACCTGCCTAAGCCGCTGCTGATCAACGTCTGGGCTAGCTGGTGCCCACCGTGCCGTGCAGAGATGCCGCTATTAGCGGAGTACGCCAAGCAGGGCTACCCCATCGTATTCCTGAACTCCGGCGAAGACGCTCCCACCGTGCGCGCGTACCTCGACGGGGTTGGCATCGGCACCGCTTACCTGGATGCTGGGGATGTGCAAAGAAGGCTCGAGGTCTCAGGTCTGCCCACTACCTTGCTCATCGGGGCCGATGGAAAGGTGAAAGCCCGACATTTGGGCAGCCTCAGCCGGGTCCAGTTGGTCGAGCTGTTGAACACATTCAAGGAAACCCCATGA
- a CDS encoding metal-sensitive transcriptional regulator: protein MKTDVEKQRVLNRLRRLEGQVRGLSKMVEEDRPCTEILTLLAGIRGALDGIGELVLENFLEECRSSGQQDPKTVLEAVRLLR from the coding sequence ATGAAAACCGATGTGGAAAAACAAAGGGTGTTGAACCGTCTGCGCCGCCTAGAAGGCCAGGTGCGGGGCCTCAGCAAGATGGTCGAGGAGGATCGCCCCTGCACCGAGATCCTCACCCTGCTCGCAGGGATCCGCGGCGCGCTCGACGGAATTGGCGAGCTGGTGCTGGAAAACTTTCTGGAAGAGTGCCGCTCGAGCGGGCAGCAAGACCCCAAAACCGTCCTCGAGGCGGTGCGGCTTTTGCGGTGA
- the trhA gene encoding PAQR family membrane homeostasis protein TrhA: MIREPFNTYSHLTGAILALVGTIVLLLLSQGDTAKWVGALVFGVSMTVMYVSSSLYHALKVSEKTLQGLRRLDHAAIFLFIAGTYTPVVLQGLEPSWKPWALGIVWGLAVFGVFFRVFVLKAPRWLYTLSYVGLGWLVVFFWPKLDLNIWALVWLIAGGLAYSLGAINYATKWPDPWPQVVGFHGLWHLFVLAGSIFMYLAVLALYLQ, translated from the coding sequence ATGATCCGGGAACCCTTCAATACCTATTCCCACCTTACCGGCGCGATTCTGGCCCTGGTAGGAACCATCGTGTTGCTTCTGCTCTCGCAGGGGGATACGGCCAAGTGGGTGGGGGCCTTGGTGTTTGGGGTCTCCATGACCGTGATGTACGTCTCCTCTTCGCTCTATCACGCCCTTAAGGTTTCGGAGAAAACCCTACAGGGCCTGCGCCGCCTGGATCACGCAGCTATATTTTTGTTCATCGCAGGAACCTACACCCCGGTGGTGTTACAGGGGCTCGAGCCCTCCTGGAAACCCTGGGCCCTGGGTATCGTGTGGGGATTGGCCGTGTTCGGGGTCTTCTTTCGGGTCTTCGTGCTCAAAGCCCCACGCTGGCTCTACACCCTCAGCTACGTGGGCCTAGGCTGGCTGGTGGTGTTCTTCTGGCCTAAGCTCGACCTCAATATTTGGGCCTTGGTCTGGCTGATCGCTGGGGGCCTGGCGTATAGCCTGGGTGCCATCAACTACGCCACCAAGTGGCCCGATCCCTGGCCTCAAGTAGTCGGCTTCCATGGCCTATGGCACCTCTTTGTGCTGGCTGGGAGCATCTTTATGTACCTGGCGGTGCTGGCGCTGTATTTGCAATAA
- a CDS encoding response regulator transcription factor, producing MEQPLILIVEDEKDIARFIELELQAEGYRTEVAYDGITGLSRFRETNPNLVVLDLMLPVMDGIEVARRIRKTSNVPILILTAKDRVEDKVEGLDAGADDYLVKPFSIEELLARIRAHLRRVTPAITGEIRVADLIINLEGREVYRSGRRIELSNKEFELLELLAKSPGKVFSRFEIEEKVWPGYQGGSNVVDVYIGYLRKKLEGIGERRLIHTVRGVGYVLRED from the coding sequence ATGGAACAACCCCTGATCCTGATTGTAGAAGATGAAAAAGACATCGCTCGGTTTATAGAACTCGAGCTGCAAGCCGAGGGCTACCGAACCGAGGTAGCCTACGACGGCATCACCGGGCTTTCCCGATTTCGCGAGACCAATCCCAACCTGGTGGTCTTGGATTTAATGTTGCCGGTAATGGACGGCATCGAAGTAGCGCGGCGTATCCGCAAAACCTCTAACGTGCCCATCCTGATCCTTACCGCTAAAGACCGCGTGGAAGACAAAGTGGAAGGCCTCGACGCCGGGGCCGACGACTACCTGGTCAAACCCTTCTCCATTGAGGAGCTGCTGGCCCGCATCCGCGCCCACCTGCGCCGGGTGACCCCGGCTATCACCGGGGAGATCCGCGTTGCAGACCTCATCATCAACCTCGAGGGCCGCGAGGTCTACCGCTCGGGCCGCCGCATCGAGCTTTCCAACAAGGAGTTCGAGCTGCTGGAACTCCTCGCCAAGAGCCCAGGCAAAGTCTTCAGTCGCTTCGAGATCGAGGAGAAAGTCTGGCCCGGTTACCAAGGCGGCAGCAACGTGGTGGATGTGTACATCGGTTACTTGCGCAAGAAGCTCGAGGGCATCGGCGAGCGCCGCTTGATCCATACCGTGCGCGGTGTGGGGTACGTTCTCAGAGAGGATTGA
- a CDS encoding sensor histidine kinase: protein MTLRTRVTLLTVALLMASLTLIGAVVYGLLQGFLYRNLRSEIQASTQQVIRLIGERVQVVDILKLALPANVYSQIDYGFIRTGKLTLPDLLQAVEVVKGPLLQPNQRLVLPKRAYEELLSKGETWTTLSLPLEQGGRINLLVNAVLLQGSSGDFVISTVGRPTESIDFTLDQLARIYTATALIVLMLGAWLAYRLMSRTLEPLEWVAKRAEQMSERPAKLPELEGNNEVAALVRALNGMLARLEESWETQTRFLADASHELRTPVTAILGHVSYLLRRTPLTEQQRESLEIVRREGERMKKLVGDLLELSKTGGTWRVELSPVHLHTLLAEIAEEYGQSFPQGGRIQLEVPEDLWVLGDVERLHQVFANMVSNAQKAQASEIRLVARDLQERVVIRVEDNGEGIPPEHLPHLFERFYRVDKARDRERGGSGLGLSIVKAIVEAHGGSVWVESEVGRGSVFSVSLRRAEKQLPTLV from the coding sequence ATGACCCTTCGCACCCGTGTCACCCTGCTCACCGTGGCCTTGCTGATGGCCTCGCTCACGCTCATCGGCGCGGTGGTATACGGGTTGCTGCAGGGTTTCCTCTACCGTAACCTGCGCAGCGAGATCCAGGCTTCCACCCAGCAGGTAATCCGCCTCATCGGAGAGCGGGTTCAGGTCGTGGACATTCTAAAATTAGCCCTGCCCGCCAACGTCTACTCGCAGATCGATTACGGGTTTATCCGCACCGGCAAACTCACCCTGCCGGATCTGCTGCAAGCAGTAGAGGTGGTCAAAGGCCCATTGCTGCAGCCCAACCAGCGTTTGGTGTTACCAAAAAGGGCTTACGAGGAGTTGCTTTCGAAGGGGGAAACTTGGACCACCTTGTCGCTGCCTCTCGAGCAAGGCGGGCGGATCAATTTGCTGGTCAACGCGGTGTTGCTCCAAGGAAGCAGTGGCGATTTCGTCATCTCGACGGTGGGCCGCCCTACCGAATCTATAGACTTCACCCTGGACCAACTGGCCCGCATCTATACCGCTACCGCCTTGATCGTGCTAATGCTGGGGGCCTGGCTGGCCTATCGCCTGATGAGCCGCACCCTCGAGCCCCTCGAGTGGGTGGCCAAGCGAGCTGAGCAGATGAGCGAACGTCCCGCCAAGCTGCCCGAACTCGAGGGCAACAACGAAGTGGCCGCTCTGGTACGGGCGTTGAACGGGATGCTGGCCCGGTTGGAGGAATCCTGGGAAACCCAGACCCGCTTCCTGGCCGACGCCTCGCACGAGCTGCGCACCCCGGTCACCGCGATTTTGGGCCACGTGAGCTATCTGCTGCGGCGTACCCCGCTTACCGAGCAGCAGAGAGAGAGCCTAGAGATCGTCAGGCGTGAGGGCGAGCGGATGAAGAAGCTGGTGGGGGATCTGCTCGAGCTTTCCAAGACCGGCGGGACCTGGCGGGTAGAGCTTTCCCCGGTGCATCTGCACACCCTCTTGGCCGAAATCGCTGAGGAGTACGGGCAGAGCTTCCCCCAGGGCGGAAGGATTCAGCTCGAGGTTCCTGAGGATTTGTGGGTACTAGGAGATGTAGAAAGGCTCCATCAGGTATTCGCCAATATGGTCTCTAACGCCCAGAAAGCCCAGGCTAGCGAGATTCGTCTGGTAGCTCGCGACCTACAAGAGCGGGTGGTGATCCGTGTCGAGGATAACGGAGAGGGCATTCCCCCCGAGCATCTCCCCCACCTCTTTGAGCGGTTTTACCGGGTGGATAAAGCCCGCGACCGCGAACGTGGGGGCAGCGGGCTGGGCCTCTCCATCGTGAAGGCCATCGTGGAGGCCCATGGGGGATCGGTGTGGGTGGAGAGCGAGGTAGGCCGGGGCTCGGTCTTCAGCGTCTCCCTGCGGAGGGCAGAAAAACAGTTGCCAACGTTGGTTTAA
- a CDS encoding DUF2089 domain-containing protein, protein MRIYPMPTSCPACSSRLRVSGLVCSNPDCRTEIKGEYEANEFALLPPEPLEFLRLYIKSGGNLKKVESILGVSYPTVRARFKDMLYALGYEMPDEPEPPQPDFAKERSDILSALERGEITAEEAGARLRALKRGR, encoded by the coding sequence ATGCGAATCTATCCGATGCCCACTTCCTGTCCTGCTTGCAGTAGCCGGCTGCGGGTGAGCGGGCTGGTCTGCTCCAACCCCGACTGCCGCACCGAGATCAAAGGCGAGTACGAGGCCAACGAGTTTGCCTTACTACCCCCCGAACCGCTTGAGTTCCTGCGGCTTTACATCAAGAGCGGGGGTAACCTGAAAAAAGTCGAGAGCATTCTGGGGGTTTCGTACCCCACCGTGCGCGCTCGCTTCAAGGATATGCTGTACGCCCTAGGCTACGAGATGCCTGACGAGCCCGAACCGCCCCAGCCCGACTTCGCTAAGGAGCGCTCGGATATCTTGAGTGCGCTCGAGCGAGGCGAGATCACCGCCGAGGAGGCGGGCGCGCGGTTGCGGGCGCTCAAGCGAGGGAGATAA
- a CDS encoding MFS transporter, translating to MNHPLKNIDFRWLLTSRVAGNLSLGFAEVPLMWWVLEKTGQASLVATVALIGAIGALIAAPLGGVWADQGHKKRLIQLTYAADALVQLAMIWGIASGNLNLWGVYVLVGLASLFGNLRSPALGALQPLLLEPNQYQQGNAVMSLATTLGMAASFALAGAATGFIGVAGALWVGLGLVVLAALLLIPIREPRVFSSIAHQQPVGAMREGVRFILGTPVVFWIVVIAMLINLILAPFGALAAPYAKELGGGATDYGLLTAALMVGQLVGLVVMNFIRVKNPFLTFLLGTWGLAAGVGLLAVAPHMVVALTLLAGFGVAASFMNVQAMTLAQQTIPKEMMGRVFGVLQGLNMGVQPLGLAATSGLLAVMDVRSIFGVMGALMLLASLAWLQRPVRSALKTSAASPDPVLGGN from the coding sequence ATGAACCATCCGTTGAAGAACATAGATTTCCGCTGGCTTCTTACCTCGAGGGTAGCGGGCAACCTCAGCCTGGGGTTTGCCGAAGTGCCGCTGATGTGGTGGGTGCTGGAGAAGACCGGCCAGGCTTCCCTCGTCGCCACCGTAGCCCTGATCGGGGCCATCGGGGCGTTGATCGCGGCTCCCCTGGGTGGGGTCTGGGCTGACCAGGGCCACAAGAAACGCCTGATCCAGCTCACCTATGCCGCGGATGCCTTAGTACAACTCGCGATGATCTGGGGGATCGCTAGCGGCAACCTGAACCTGTGGGGGGTTTATGTGCTGGTGGGGTTGGCCTCGCTCTTCGGAAACCTGCGGAGCCCGGCGTTGGGGGCCTTGCAACCCCTGCTGCTCGAGCCCAATCAGTACCAGCAGGGTAACGCGGTGATGAGCCTGGCCACCACGTTAGGCATGGCCGCTTCGTTCGCCTTGGCCGGGGCTGCCACCGGGTTCATCGGGGTGGCCGGGGCCTTGTGGGTCGGGCTGGGCCTGGTCGTGTTGGCAGCGCTGCTGCTCATCCCCATCCGGGAGCCCCGGGTGTTCTCGTCCATCGCGCACCAGCAGCCAGTGGGGGCCATGCGCGAGGGGGTGCGCTTTATCCTGGGAACCCCGGTGGTGTTTTGGATTGTCGTTATCGCCATGCTGATCAACCTGATCCTGGCTCCCTTCGGGGCGCTGGCCGCCCCTTATGCCAAGGAGCTAGGGGGCGGGGCCACCGATTATGGCCTGCTGACCGCGGCTTTGATGGTGGGGCAGCTCGTTGGGCTGGTGGTGATGAACTTCATCCGGGTGAAAAACCCCTTTCTCACCTTTTTGCTGGGCACCTGGGGGCTAGCCGCGGGGGTGGGCCTATTGGCAGTGGCCCCCCACATGGTGGTAGCGCTTACGTTGCTAGCCGGGTTCGGTGTAGCGGCTTCTTTTATGAACGTGCAAGCTATGACCTTGGCCCAGCAGACCATCCCCAAGGAGATGATGGGACGGGTGTTTGGGGTGTTGCAGGGGCTCAACATGGGGGTGCAGCCGCTCGGTCTGGCGGCTACCTCGGGCCTCCTGGCGGTGATGGATGTGCGCAGCATATTTGGCGTGATGGGCGCTTTGATGCTCTTGGCTTCGCTGGCTTGGCTCCAACGCCCGGTGCGCTCGGCCCTCAAAACCTCAGCCGCTTCGCCCGACCCTGTCTTAGGAGGTAACTAA